The following proteins come from a genomic window of Spea bombifrons isolate aSpeBom1 chromosome 10, aSpeBom1.2.pri, whole genome shotgun sequence:
- the SPTY2D1 gene encoding protein SPT2 homolog: MDFDSVLKVAASKQAEGGVKRYSLAVGPPKKVPKVKGVQSKAVQAFLKKKEEEKRLQELEEKKKKEELLAKRKELKHDKKARAMASRTKDNFRGYNGIPIIEDRPKKRHSSPQGDSNANGGSDEEYMTEEERYEYSQTESEEEEEPEPPPKKMAKTSSVRKAAPPAMNFAELLQLAQKKQFEPVEIVKPVKKSDERPRTAEELRELEFLERKTHKGEKRTLEKDVKRNGQIVKVSKSSGDKHSSTKGSHSGDGKSKSQDKKSSTFSKSGSSEKVKNGHNGSIKRSSSDGGNRTERSMSSSHSKASKAPANGSHKSPSVREHGVKHSSSRPESMGSVNGKSQGSGRPSSAMNPARPSGSSGTSSGRPSSSGSARPSGGSVSASARPSSGSSVSRSARPSSGSSVSSSARPSSGSSVSASARPSSGSSVSSSARPSSGSSSSTRPTGGSSIRPSGNSSGSLRPSGSSSSASSRPSAVGHSNISSGSSRVSGSSKPNGGAPLPGSTPKSALSRQAPGSSSVRPGSGLGPGRPINGATGVHGFPSKPKCTVIAETISSKNFIPKSNNGQINGMRPAQAPGPRPVMMRPPGPPRPPIDISYKRRIDDEEEDSEMEDFIDDGGECQEEISKHIREIFGYDKNKYKDESDYALRYMETNFRELQKEEARSLRLGIQEDLEELRREEEELKMKAKREKAKRMKTR; encoded by the exons ATGGATTTCGACAGCGTGCTGAAGGTGGCGGCCAGCAAGCAGGCGGAGGGCGGCGTG AAAAGGTACAGCTTGGCAGTTGGACCCCCGAAGAAGGTCCCAAAGGTGAAAGGTGTCCAGTCCAAAGCCGTTCAGGCTTTCCTCAAGaaaaaagaggaggagaagcGGCTGCAAG AActtgaagagaagaaaaagaaagaggaactGCTGGCCAAACGGAAGGAACTGAAACATGATAAGAAAGCCAGAGCAATGGCTTCACGGACAAAGGACAATTTTAGGGGCTATAATGGCATTCCCATTATTGAAGACAGACCGAAAAAAAGACATTCCAGTCCTCAAGGAGATTCGAACGCGAACGGCGGGTCCGACGAGGAGTACATGACCGAAGAGGAGCGCTATGAGTATTCTCAGACAGAGTCCGAGGAGGAAGAAGAGCCGGAACCACCACCCAAGAAAATGGCCAAGACCTCCAGCGTAAGAAAAGCTGCACCCCCAGCTATGAACTTTGCTGAGTTGCTACAACTTGCGCAGAAGAAACAGTTTGAGCCCGTGGAAATCGTGAAGCCCGTTAAAAAATCCGACGAAAGACCCAGGACTGCCGAGGAGCTGCGGGAGTTGGAGTTCTTGGAGAGGAAAACTCACAAGGGTGAAAAACGGACTTTGGAGAAAGACGTTAAGAGAAACGGTCAGATTGTTAAGGTCAGTAAAAGCTCCGGAGACAAACATTCCTCTACGAAAGGAAGCCATTCAGGGGACGGGAAGTCCAAGTCCCAAGACAAAAAATCCAGCACGTTCTCCAAATCGGGATCTTCTGAGAAGGTAAAAAATGGCCACAACGGCTCAATAAAGAGGTCTTCCAGCGATGGTGGAAACCGAACCGAGAGAAGCATGTCTTCTTCCCACTCCAAAGCCTCTAAGGCTCCTGCCAACGGAAGTCATAAGTCTCCTTCGGTCAGGGAACATGGTGTTAAACACTCATCTTCTCGACCAGAAAGCATGGGCAGCGTGAATGGAAAGAGCCAAGGGAGTGGCCGGCCCAGCAGTGCCATGAACCCTGCGCGGCCGTCCGGTAGCTCGGGTACCAGTTCTGGACGGCCTTCCAGTTCTGGGTCCGCCCGACCATCAGGGGGCTCTGTGTCTGCTTCGGCCCGGCCCTCTTCTGGGAGTTCTGTGTCTCGTTCGGCCCGGCCCTCTTCTGGGAGTTCTGTGTCTAGTTCAGCCCGGCCCTCTTCTGGGAGTTCTGTGTCTGCTTCGGCCCGGCCCTCTTCTGGGAGTTCTGTGTCTAGTTCGGCTCGGCCCTCTTCTGGGAGTTCCAGCTCCACGCGACCCACTGGTGGTTCTTCCATTCGACCTTCTGGTAATTCTTCTGGATCCCTTCGACCTTCTGGCAGCTCCAGTTCAGCATCATCTCGCCCAAGTGCCGTTGGGCATTCGAACATCAGCTCAGGTTCCTCACGCGTATCCGGCTCCAGTAAACCAAATGGGGGCGCTCCGCTGCCGGGCAGCACTCCCAAAAGTGCCCTTTCTCGCCAAGCGCCCGGCTCGTCCTCTGTGCGCCCGGGCAGCGGCTTGGGCCCTGGAAGGCCAATTAATGGAGCAACGGGGGTTCACGGCTTTCCATCAAAACCCAAATGTACGGTTATTGCTGAAACCATTTCATCCAAAAACTTTATTCCTAAATCAAATAACGGACAAATAAATGGAATGAGACCGGCACAGGCTCCAGGACCCAGACCGGTGATGATGCGCCCGCCAG GTCCCCCCAGGCCGCCAATAGATATCTCTTACAAGAGAAGAATtgatgatgaagaggaggacTCGGAGATGGAGGATTTTATTGATGATGGCGGGGAGTGCCAGGAGGAAATATCCAAACACATCCGGGAAATATTTGGTTATGACAAAAATAA GTACAAAGATGAAAGCGATTATGCCCTCCGCTACATGGAAACCAACTTCAGGGAGCTGCAGAAAGAGGAAGCCAGGAG